The window tcacttttttttttttaattccattgACCCTTTGATAATTGATCGGTTCTTGTTAAACCGCCGGTTAATTTTGTCTGGATCCGTTGAATCTGATACTTTAGAATCCTCAGATAAAGTTGGAAAAGcttttatgctttttgtttaTACCTAACAACTTGCCATATACAAATAGAGTTTGATCTTTCCCACTCATGAGGTAGATAGTTCTGGTAAATTGCTTTTTTCATGGATGAGTTTACAATCTTAGCTAATTGATATATTAGCTAGAGTTTCATTCATGTGTTTTTGTTAGCCTATGTACTAAAAACTGGTTATGGGGTTTTTGTTATGTGAACTTGATAAGTGTGTTCATGTGCATAAATCTGATAATAGAGAGTGGAAGCTAAAGCCTTGCtgtgtttttttaatgtgatCATATGTTTGGCTGCAGTATGGAAGTTACCAAAGGGCAATACTTGCTGAAGATCTTACAAAGAAGTGGAAGCAAAACGTTTTCAATGCGTCGGTGAGAATTTCTTTAACCCTAGTTTTTGTTTACCTCTCGTTATATCGCTCGATGTTATAAGAGTCCCGCGTTGTTGCTTTCTACAGACGATAACTCCTTTGGAACATTGTCAATGGCTTAACAAGTTGCTCTCTGAAATTTGGCTAAACTTCATGAACAAGAAACTTTCTCTCAGATTTGCTTCCATGGTAGAGGTGAGTGAGCTTTTATTCTTAGCTCTGCTCTTTCTTATGCAAAATTTGTTTCTGCCCATATACTCGAGCTGTACATGATTCCTTGGGTCATTTAAGACAATAAAACATGAACTTTTGATCGCAGAAACGACTGAGACAACGAAGGTCAAGACTAATAGTAAGCAATCTCTCCCTTTTCCATGACACCTCCTGCTAATAAAAATTGGACACAGTGATGCTAATTTGTATCGGTTTTCgaaggaaaatatacaattgTTGGAGTTTTCTCTTGGCTCATGCCCTCCTTTGCTGGGACTCCATGGAACTTGTTGGTCCAAATCAGGGGAACAGGTTTGATTACTTTGATAGTTAAGTTGCAAAGATTTGAATAAATGGTTGGATTTTGATGTTTTACCTTTTGTGTTTTCCTTCTCTGGTGGTATAGAAAATTATGCGATTAGATTTCACTTGGGACACAACTGATCTAAGTATCTTGTTGCAAGCCAAGCTGTCCAAACCGTTTAATCGAACAGCACGGATCGTTGTCAACAGTCTTTGCATCAAAGGCGATGTAAGTGAAACCCGTATAACCTGCTAAAAGTAAATATTACTTTACATAGCCTTCTTCTTGGTTTATTTACTGTATCTTCTTGCAGATTCTGATCAGACCAATTCTTGAAGGAAAAGCATTGCTCTATTTCTTTGTATCGAACCCTGAAGTTAGAATCGGAGTTGCtttcggtggtggtggtggccaGTCTCTTCCCGCAACAGAGCTTCCCGGCGTCTCCTCTTGGCTGGTTCGTTTCCCACTTTCATATCTccagtacaatttttttttaccgtcATGAATAGTTTCAGTTACAAAAGTCCATTTTCAGGTCAAAATCCTAACAGAAACGTTGAACAAGAAGATGGTAGAGCCACGCCGGGGATGTTTCTCGTTACCTGCAACCGAACTTCACAAAACAGCCGTCGGGGGAATAATCTATGTAACCGTAGTCTCTGGTAGCAATCTTCACCGCAGTGTTCTTCGCGGAAGCCCCTCGAGAAGTTCCGATATTGCAGAGGGTAGCAGCGGAAacagcagcaacagcagcagtaGCAAACCTGTTCAGACATTTGTTGAAGTCGAACTCGAACAGCTTTCTCGACGAACCGAGATGAAATCAGGACCGAATCCAGCTTATCAATCAACGTTTAACATGATTTTACACGACAACACAGGGACACTTAAGTTTAATCTCTATGAGAACAATCCTGGGAGTGTAAGATACGACAGTCTCGCTAGCTGTGAAGTTAAGGTAAATTAATGAATAAACAAGGACATTTTAAGTTAGTTGTTGTTACTGGCCGTTACATGTTTgttcatctttctctctttggaaTGTACAGATGAAATACGTAGGTGATGATTCAACAATGGTCTGGGCCGTTGGATCTGATAACGGTGTGATTGCGAAACACGCTGAGTTCTGTGGTCAAGAAATCGAGATGGTTGTTCCGTTTGAAGGAGTTAGCTCCGGCGAGGTAGATGATACAATTTCTTCTTTATGTATTACTACTCCATGAACTTCTTTACTCATTTTGGCCAATTCActttatttgtgtgtttttgctCTATAGCTGACCGTCAGGCTACTTCTAAAAGAATGGCATTTCTCTGATGGCTCACATAGCTTGAATAGCGTTCATTCGAGTTCTTTACACTCCCTCGACAGCTCCTCTACTCATCTCTCCAAAACCGGCCGGAAGATTATTGTGACTGTTTTGTCTGGAAAGAACCTTGTTTCTAAAGATAAGTCCGGCAAATGTGATGCCTCTGTGAAGTTACACTACGGAAAAGTAAGTAAATCTTTTACATGATTTTGCTCTAAATGGCCGCTGAACGATCTTTAAATCTTAAATGTTATTGAATGTTGTGTAGATTATACAAAAGACGAAGATTGTTAACGCAGCAGAGTTTGGCTGGAACCAGAAATTTGAGTTTGAAGAGTTAGCAGGAGAAGAATATTTAAAGGTGAAATGCTATAGAGAAGAGATGCTTGGCACGGACAACATTGGTACAGCTACATTGAGTCTTCAAGGGATCAATAACAGTGAAATGCATATATGGGTTCCGCTTGAAGACGTTAATTCTGGAGAAATAGAGCTTTTGATCGAAGCTGTGGCTCCTGAGTACAGCGAAGTAAGTGTTTGACAAACATCACTCTGCCTCCTCCTTTTGCCTCTCTGATTGTTTACGCTTTTTTCTGGTTTAATCGCAGGCAGATTCTAGTAAAGGCTTGATTGAATTGGTTCTTGTTGAAGCGCGAGATCTTGTGGCTGCGGATCTTAGAGGAACCAGTGATCCTTATGTTAGAGTTCAATatggagagaagaaacagagaacaaaGGTACTAGAGCAATTGTTTGGACTCAGAAAAGACATTTTAAAGAGATAGGAAACAAAACTTAAGAGATTTTGTTGTTTCCAGGTGATATTTAAGACATTGCAACCGAAATGGAACCAGACAATGGAGTTTCCAGATGATGGGAGCTCCTTGGAGCTACATGTCAAAGACCATAACACTCTACTTCCGACATCAAGTATAGGTAACTGCATCGTGGAGTACCAAGGGCTAAAGCCAAACGAGACTGCCGATAAGTGGATACCTCTCCAAGGAGTGACACACGGCGAGATCCATGTCAGAGTCACGAGGAAAGTCAAGGAGGTTCAGAGACGCGCCAGCGTGGATTCTGGCTCCCCGTTTAACAAAGCTCTGTTGTTGTCCAACCAAATGAAGCAGGTTATGATAAAGTTTCAGAATTTGATTGACGATGGAGATCTTGAAGGTCTTGCTGAAGCTTTAGGAGAGCTGGAAAGTTTGGAGGACGAACAAGAAGAGTATTTGGTCCAGCTTCAGACAGAGCAAATGCTGCTTATCAACAAGATCAAAGACCTTGGCAAAGAGATTCTTAACTCTTCTCCGGTTCAAGCACAGATTCATTCCCCATCTCGATCAGGGTCAGGTTCGGGGACAGGATCGTATAGCCGGAGATTACCCGCACCAATGTAGTCACTTGTTTTCTCATCAAACAATCATCTATAATGTATATAGATAGATATCTAGTGCATTGGATTAAATGTTCAGAGAGAGTTGATCCCTTGTTACAAAGTTAGAAACATCAAGCTGTAAGTTTCTTTTTATTCCCATTGTTATTCAGTAACAATAAAGACAGTTGTAATTGTTTGTAAACAGTTTTTTTCTGTGTCTAGTCTGATCAATAATTTACAGAAAACTACAGAAGCAAAATGGTTTTTACTCTGAAGTGTTATCCAGTCTGCTCATCACAGTAAGATATTTTTCACATTAATAACTTCTCTTTCCCACAATAAGTTGCAAAAGGCTAAATGACTCAAAGGTAAGATTCCTAGCTTGTAAATTTAGCCTTAAGAATAAATCCACGGAATGGGAGCATGTTTGTTCAAAGAGTAACCGGTGATCATCAGATGATGAATAAACCGGACAAAACCATAATTATTACATCATACATGAGGGATCAAGTAACATCATGGCGTAATACAGCTTTAGATGACTAAGTCATTGTGTGAGATTACAAATGCATATGATCCCGAGTTAACCCCTACGGCTCTACTAGTAACTGTGAAAATGGCGGTTACAAAAGGGGATAGAAATTACGTGGCCTACGCAGAACCAGCGGGGACAGCTGCTGCATTGGAGCTAGGCTGAACCGAAGTGGCTGGAGTGGTGCTCAAGCTCCGATCTTTCGGCTCGGGTGCAACAATGGGAACTGAAGCTCCGGATTGTGAAAGAGAGGTTTTTGCAGCCGCATCTAGAGCGGGTATCTGGTGCTGATTCAAGTTAGCCAAATCATTTACAACGCTGTGAAGTTGTTGTAGCCTGTAATCTGTCTCGGGCCGCCGACAAATCTTCCTCAAGGGAACAATTTCCTGCTGGGAGCAAAGAAATCCAAAATAGGTGAGTGAGAAACCAAATGGAGCTGATGGGTAAACAAAATGATAAGAGATAGCGAGAAAGATGATCGTCCAACCTCGGACTGGTCGTGGCTGTAACGCACCAAGAACCTACAACGACAACCTCTGACatcatgtcttcttctttgtgcgTCAAGAACAGTGGCATCAAAGTAAAGAGCTTGATCTTTTCCTTCCTGAAgatgttataaaataaatcctgtCAGGGATAAACTTACATGACACCTATCATTAAATGCTTAGAGGACAAAGTTCTAAACCTGGAAACAAAGTACGAGATCTCCGGCAAGAACTGCAACACATTCTGATGCTTCACATGGGAGAGACCGTTGCCTTACGTGCTTTTTGACGTTTAtccattcatcttcttcaacttcaaaaCCCGCGAACCGAACTTGCACTTCCTGAAAGActcaaaagaaagatttgttgTTAGCAAAACTAGGAAGGGGAACAAAGAAGTCACCTagaaatttgttagaaattACCGGATCACCAATCTCCAAGTTTCTATGAGCTAGGAAAGCTTGCACATCATACCTGTAAGTAAGCAAGAGAGATACATATCAGAGAAAAGCAGGGGAATGTACATAAGTCAGTCAAAATTACTGAAGACCAAATGCAAGGGAATCACCATGCACCATCCCTGGCAGATTTGGCTTCAAATTCCAAGTAGGAGTTGTCTGAACCACTCCTCATGACACCAGGAACTATGAGAAAAATTAGTAAACAGTTACGAAAGTGGCATCTATGCAATATACGCCACACTGATCTAGACTCATggacaagaaaataaaactgaatAATCCAATGAAACCTATCTAAATACATAAGCTTCGCAACCTATTTGACTGCGAGTAAAATATATAAGGCACCTAAAATACCGGAAGGGGCAGGAGTCATGCCGGGTAGATTTGCAGTCATATGAGTGGTTTTAGGAGCGGCTAATGGTTGCATCACATTTCTCATCTGATTTGGTAAATCCATACGCGGCATGGAAGATACATTTAGCTTCCCAGGAGCTTTATTTCCCCTTGCTCTCAAAGCATACCGCCTATTTTGGAACCAGTTCCAAATCTACGATGCATTAAAACAACAATCCAattaagtaaaaagaaaaacaattccaACAAACTCTGTCAAGAAAAACACAGGAATCGAGAATGAAAAGACCAGTACTTGCTTGAATTGCACAACAATTTTCCCCTTCCGCTCAGGTGATTCActgaaacagaaaacaaatgtaTCAGTCTTGAGATgataaaagacaaaagaagtGCTTTCAGACCATTGGAATTGAACTACAACAAAGTAAAATACCTAAACTTATCAGCAAGAGCTTCAAGAATATGTCGACCTGGCATTGCTGTATTATGCTGTAGCAAAATTGCTTCCATCTCATTCACCTTATAACATTAAACATCAGCCATAATTAACAAGATAAAACCTTTTCAGAGAACTGACAAAACCATACAACAAAAGACACATGGAAACACTTGTGAATAACTCCAATTAACAAAGTAGGAGCCAATAGAGTTCAGAACATACATCGAATTGCCTTCAAGTCTCGCATAAAGATTAACGCAAATTGCTCAAACAACAAGTCAAGTTTCTATTATAgctaattataaaaaaactcaactGATCTTCAGAATCTAAACCCTATCATGAACCCACAAACGAGACCCAAATCtaagaaaccaaaccaacccaaaaaaaaaacagatttttcaGCTCAGGGAGCTCAAAACCCCTCAAATTAACACCAAACACATCACATTACAAAGAAATCGAGATTAACCTCGGGTAGGATAAATCGAAAAGCCGGACCGCCATTACTGGGAGGTCGACCCATGGTAACTCCTTcgtctcaccaaaaaaaaagaataaaaattggTGGCAGAAACTGCCAAACTGGAATCGAACGGAGCTTATCTCACTTTGATTTTCGAATTCACGGTGAATCTCTCTAGTACACGGCCGGTGACCCAACGACAACGAATCCGGTTTTACTCAGACCCGACTCCGCCGCTTATATAACTTTTTCacttgtgtaattttttttttaacttaatccCTAGTAATGGGCTTTTAAAGCCCATTTTAAAGacccaaatatttaaaaacccaaaacaatcTTATCCATATGGTCGAGTAATCCAAACCAGCTTATCCGCCTGCTCTCAGTATCCCAAAAACAATGGCGAAGAAGACACTTCGCTGAAAGCTTTCTccagactttttttttgcagcGTGTCAATGGCTTTGGTTCCGCTTAATTTTACTGAAATGCCACTGAGAAGCTCTCTTCCTTTGACCTCGAGCTCTCGTTACTGTTCGTCTCCTTCGCTCCACGCATTGCTCTTCTATTCCTTGGGTGTGAAACCCTCGCGTCATCAAATCGTTCGGCCATTCTCCTCGCTCCGTACGAGTGAGCGTAGCAACAACAGGAGCCATAACAACCGTCGCTTGGATAATCGGAATCATAAACCTAGTCCTCCTTGGATCGATAAGTGGCCACCGTCATCCTCCGGAGCTGGCGGTGATCATTCCGGGAAGAAAGGTGGGGAAAACAACGGCGGGGCTAAAATTCGGTCGGCGGAAGAGGAAGCTGAAGCGAAACTTAGGTATTTGGAACGGGATAAAGGACAAAACGCGATTGATAGGATTGTTCTTCGGCTACGGAATTTAGGATTAGGTTcggatgatgaggaggatgtGGAAGATGACGAGGGAGGTGGAATTAACGGCGGAGATGTGAAGCCGGTGACTGGTGAAGAGAGATTGGGGGATTTGTTGAAGAGAGAGTGGGTGAGGCCTGATATGATGCTTGCTGAGGGAGAAGAGAGTGAGGAAGAGGATGAGGTGTTATTGCCATGGGAGAAGAATGAGGAAGAACAGGCGGCGGAGAGAgtagaaggagaaggaggagtGGCGGTGATGGCGAAGAGGAGAGCTAGAGCTCCATCACTGGCGGAGCTTACGGTTGAGGATTCTGAGTTACGGCGGCTGAGGAGGGATGGAATGTATTTGAGGGTAAGGATTAATATACCAAAAGCTGGGCTAACGCAGGCTGTGATGGAGAAGATTCATGATACGTGGAGGAAAGAAGAACTTGTGAGGCTCAAGTTCCATGAAGTGCTTGCTCGTGACATGAAGACGGCCCATGAGATAGTTGAGGTTAGTTAGTTCTTTTGCATAGTTCACTGATTACTTCATTGTAGCAGAGGTTTGTAAGATATTAGCTGAATTTGAGGTACAAAACATGATGCGAGATTATCTCTTGAGAACGGTTTTCATAATCTATTGAGAATTCGCTTCACAGAAGCGAAATGGTCCTTTACAGCTCAATTTAACTCTGTATTAGAATGGTCGTAGAGCTTTTATAAGAACAGTAGGAATTTTTTGGTTAATCTCTCTTGGGAACAATAACTTAGTTGTGAATAAGGTAACTTTGAGGTCTGGAAAAATTAGAGTGGATGGAGCTGAGCACGGCTGTTAGAATTCTTTTGAAGTAACAAGACTGTGCAGGAGATGCATGTTGAGGTTTGACAGAAAACTGATTAGCTTTACTCTGATGGGCAGCGCCGAACTGGTGGAATGGTGATATGGAGAGCCGGAAGTGTAATGGTGGTTTACCGTGGACTTGACTATCAAGGACCTTCTGTGGTCTCGAATCGAGTGGCCGGACCTAAAGAGACTCTTTTTGTCCCAGATGTATCATCTGCTGGCGATGAAGCAACAAATGCCAAAGATAACCAAAATCCACCTTTAGAAATCAGAGACCCGATCATCAAGAACCCTATTCGCAAGGAGAATAtgacagaagaagaaatcgaattTAACAATCTATTAGACAGCTTAGGCACACGTTTTCAAGAATGGTGGGGTACTGGGGTGCTGCCTGTGGACGCTGACTTACTACCGCCTACAATTCCTGGTTATAAAACACCTTTCAGGCTTCTGCCCACTGGGATGAGATCGAATTTGACCAATGCTGAAATGACAAATCTCAGGAAGATTGGTAAAACGCTCCCATGCCATTTTGCCCTTGGTAAGATGCTTTCTGATCCTAGATGTTTTTTTCCTAGATGGTTCTTCTGTTTAGTGTGCCTAGGTTTAAAACTTGAATATGCTCTTTCAGGCAGGAACAGAAATCACCAAGGATTGGCAGCTGCGATACTCCAGATCTGGGAGAAAAGTCTGATTGCAAAGATCGCTGTGAAGCGAGGTATCCAGAATACAAATAACAAACTGATGGCGGATGAGCTGAaggtctctcttttttttctctctctctaaagttCAATAATAGGGAAAAGGAAATACTAAGGCAGTCCatatattgataaataattGTAGAAAGTGTCTGTCATCCCCCTGAGCCCAGTTCTATGGATTTAGGACATTGAAATATTTACACGGGAAGGCTAAAATCTTTCATTAACTCTTGTCTTGTTACTATAGGCATTGACAGGAGGTGTCTTGCTGCTCAGAAATAAGTATTACATTGTAATATACCGTGGGAAAGACTTCCTTCCTTCAAGTGTTGCAGCTACTTTGGCAGAAAGACAAGAATTAACTAAAGAGATTCAAGATGTCGAAGAGAGGGTAAGAACTCGCGACATTGAGGCTATTCAGCCTGTTGGTGACATAGTACCGGCAGAAAGACAAGAATTAACAAAAGAGATTCAAGATGTCAAAGAGAGGGTAAGAACTCGCGACAATGAGGCTGTTCAGACTGTTGGTGAGAAAGTATCAGCAGAAGCTGGCACGCTGGCCGAGTTTTATGAGGCTCAAGCCCGATGGGGGAAAGAAATAACTCCAGACCATCGAGAAAAGATGATTGAAGAAGCTTCAAGGGTGGCAAATACGAGAGTTGTGAAAAGAATCCAGCACAAACTAAACCTTGTAAGTAGACTATTTTATCTCTGGTTGCTAATTTGTAACTTGAGGTCTATTGTGAGATGTCAGGTGGCAACTGTGATAGTTAGTCGCTATAAATGTATCTAACTTCTCTCTTGGTTTGTTTCAGGCCCAATCGAAATTTCAACGAGCAGAGAAACTGTTGTCCAAAATAGAAGCCTCTATGATTCCAAATGGACCTGATTATGATCAAGAGGTCATCTCCGAGGAAGAAAGAGCTATGTTCCGAAAAGTGGGGTTGAAAATGAAGGCATACTTACCCTTAGGTGAGTCCTGCTCTCTTAAGCATTGTTGATGTATCCTGTATGTGTGCAGTGAATAAGAGTTTGTAATAAAATGGAACATCTGTCGTCTTGTTATATGTATTAACTGTTTCTTTAACGTGGACCTAACAGGTATCCGTGGTGTTTTCGATGGAGTCATCGAGAATATGCATCTGCATTGGAAGCACAGAGAATTGGTGAAGCTTATATCAAAACAGAAGGTCCTTGCATTTGTTGAGGACACGGCTCGGTTACTTGAATACGAGAGCGGTGGAGTACTTGTGGCAATAGAAAAGGTTCCTAAAGGATTTGCTCTTATCTATTACCGTGGGAAGAATTACAGGAGACCCATTAGCTTGAGACCAAGAAATCTTCTGACAAAAGCAAAAGCATTGAAACGATCCATCGCAATGCAACGCCATGAGGTGGGAAATTCCTGAAGTTTTCTACACAAATTGTACTTATATTCATACAAGTTGCTTACTGAAACTTCTCTTTGGCGATTATTGCAGGCCCTTAGTCAGCATATCTCTGAACTGGAGAGAACAATAGAGCAAATGCAAAGCGAACTTGTAAGTGGTCTTTTTCAACGTTTAATATCCAGTATATAACGTTAATCTTCTGACACTATCAAGCTCCATTCGCTTTCGTGTTCTGCTCTGATTCACCTACCTGCTGGTTTTTGTAGACCGCAAAGAACCCGTCATACAATGAATCAGAATGGgagaacgaagaagatgatgatgatgatgacgaggaTGAGAAAGATGATGTGGAGGATAATGAGAGTGATTGGGACGAAAGTGATGGTGTTGAAGAAGCTGATAATTCATCTCGCTAAGCTGAAAGTGTTTTGACACATGCATTGTCCTATCTCAGGAGGTTGAAGCTGACGATGAGATATCACAGAAATGGTTCTTTACACTGATGAAAAAAGTAAGAAAGCAAGTGCTGATTCAGTATCGACGTGTGAGGTAAAGTCTCTTGTTGCAGCGATCACAAAATCTTCGGAGTTCAAAAAGCAGAGCCTGTTGCCTTTCAGCCTAACCCGTGGGGGAAAAAATAGcatctatatatagtttttgtctTCCAATACATTTTAAAGTTTTGCCAGTGTAtcatcattatattaaaaactattgTAATTCAATCAAATGTATGTATATTAGGAAGGTAGCGCCCATGTCGTAAGTCTCTCGACTAGGTATGTACTGCCTTAGTGATCTTAAGAACATTTGCATACTGAATCCATTAATACTGAGGAATGTTGCTCTGGCCGGTCGGTCTAGCCGTGTAGCAGTTGCATGATCCTACAGTTGCGTACTTAGTCGTACACTTTAAAGTTTGGCTAAGATCCAAAATATGATATCTTTGGGTGATGTAGACGTTACATCAGTGTCAAGTTGACATGCGACATAATCATATATTCATAGCCGTAATTGTGAAAGCAAAGTTTCAAATCGACTACTCGAGCATCAAGATCTCTGGTGcttcaccaacccatgcattatctctctctctagtccCATAAAATCAAATGGAAATCTAAAATGTCCAGTCCAAACCAATGAGAGCTGATAATATTCATTTGGATATTTTGGGGTTCCTTTGCTCTGCTTTTAATTTACATGCTCAAACCGGCCCATGTACTAGcatttatacataaaataaaataagatacaaaGGCTAATCATAAGACGTTTCTTTCTCCCCTTTTCATGGATGAAGAAAAAGGACGTAGACATGCATGAGAAGACTTTTCCCTACTTTCACATAAAAGATACACTAATTAATTTACTTGATCCCATAAATGatctatgtgtgtgtgtgtgtaaatgATACAATTGATAAAATTGGCGGAGATTACATAAGAACAAGTAggaaatttcaaattatatatacgtGATTTGAATCCCTTCACCATATGGAGTCCATATTAAACGCTTCCTCTTGCGGTTGAGGTTGCACGTGAGACGAACTTGAACCATTTTGCATAGTATTGGAGCCTCCTTGTTGAAGAGAAGATGGATTGAAATTGGGAATCATCTCTTTTGGGAAACCATAAGTGTTCCTAATTTGGAAAGCCTTGAGCAACAGAGAGTTGATTGGAGATAAAGGCGGACCAAGCAGACTTGTTGTCCAAGAAGGAAGATTAGTACTAGCCATGTTCATGTTCATGTTGACACCAGCCGTACTTGTAGAATTGTCTTCTGAATAAACATTGCGTTGCGAATATTGATGGATATGATTATTGTAATCGATGGTTGATGAGTTTGAATTCAAATTCGGAATCTCGATATCTTCAAATTCATTTGCCATTGATGAATTCGCATCGCATGGAGATCCAAAAGATGGTTGTGAAGAttgaggttgttgttcttgtgcTTTCTTCGTTGCCGTGCTCTTTTCGAAAACCCTACACACAACCCATTCCTCCTGAAAATTCATAGAATCaagattatttattaattttttaaaaaaccaactatttatgatttttactttttaagcAGGTGTATAATTAAGTGGGTTATTATAGGATGTACGAGTCGAAGCATGTGTCAAGACTCAAGACACAAGACACAAGACTCAAGAGTATAAAACCCATGGTCCATTTTATTTAAACAAGACTGTTTCATATATTAGGGTCTATAGAATACATATGTatcatgatatatattaatatatatatatgcgttgtcagaacttttatttttgggttttaaaaagtGCATATTAATCTACAAATTAACTACGTATGTACCTTATTTGTGGGGTTGAAGGGTTGTTTGCTCTCAAGTCTGTACTCATGCATAACCCAATTGCTTTTCTCACCTTTGGGAGCTCTTCCTTTGtagaaaactagggttttcttcATCCCAACCAACACTCCACTTCGGTATATCTCTTTATCTTTTCCGGTGGTTTTCCAATATCCGGCTTCTGTTGCCCGGTTTGTCCTCAAACCGGTTGGATATTTTCGGTCCCTTTGGCTGAAGAAATAccactctttctctcccattgAAGCCTTGGCTGCACATGTACACGTACATTATTTTGATACCATTAGCATAGCCGCATATATATGTATGGGCTAATTTTAATTAGTAATCGCCTCAGATGACATCACAATGAGCCTACGTATATACATACTATCAATTCTCTGGATAAATGTAATATAATGATCCaagtataatattaattaaccaaCTAgctagaaaattatatatatggtatcTATTCTCCACATGTTTGGTAGGCTAGATACACCTGTATATAAACGTAGTTAGAAATGAAATATATGGTCGCTGAAATAAACTATGgtttcatttatataagttaTATTAAGTGGTATATAATGCACGTTATtagtctatatatattgttatataagCGTATATTATCTCTTCTAGTGATGTTTTATGGTATGTCGTATGACTAATCCATTTTCATCCTATTTGCTGGAGACATGATTGGTTgattttacatataatattttatactctatgttttctaaattaattttttgaaaatccataGACAAATAATATAGAACAGATATAGCATACCCACATATATATTCTTATCCCCAAAACTATGTTGGACAAATTAGGGAACACAAGTTATTTGGATATGATATAAACACGGGCGAACAGTATAAAAGAAACATCTTATAATGATTATCAAAGTATCTTTACCTGGCAAATCCCAAGGTTCACACTTGTTAAGATCAACGTCGACGACAGCTTTACCGGTGAATCCTGTATCGGAGACTTTCCGACCTAGATAATGCGTTATGAGCTCCTCGTCTGTAGGATGAAATCTGAACCCTGGAGGAAGattatcttccattttttttttgtcgtctaacTCGAGGcaacaaaaatatgaagaatggttctcctctctctcctgaagaagacgaaggagatTGACTGCCAAAAGCTTTTCAATAATTAATGTGACATAGATGGggtttatatacatataaataattatataac is drawn from Camelina sativa cultivar DH55 chromosome 1, Cs, whole genome shotgun sequence and contains these coding sequences:
- the LOC104783423 gene encoding NAC domain-containing protein 100-like, which gives rise to MEDNLPPGFRFHPTDEELITHYLGRKVSDTGFTGKAVVDVDLNKCEPWDLPAKASMGEKEWYFFSQRDRKYPTGLRTNRATEAGYWKTTGKDKEIYRSGVLVGMKKTLVFYKGRAPKGEKSNWVMHEYRLESKQPFNPTNKEEWVVCRVFEKSTATKKAQEQQPQSSQPSFGSPCDANSSMANEFEDIEIPNLNSNSSTIDYNNHIHQYSQRNVYSEDNSTSTAGVNMNMNMASTNLPSWTTSLLGPPLSPINSLLLKAFQIRNTYGFPKEMIPNFNPSSLQQGGSNTMQNGSSSSHVQPQPQEEAFNMDSIW